The following proteins come from a genomic window of Deinococcus aerophilus:
- a CDS encoding trypsin-like serine peptidase — MTRTPLAAQQWREVVIGHDDRRQVHRTTAFPWRCICALRITAQDGSVWSGTGWLAGPRLVITAGHCVYLHGQGGWAHEIEVIPGANGTSRPFGSCLSEDLFSVSAWTSRQMRTHDYGAVLLPEEMPYGAELGYFSVGVLADHELANPLLTVAGYPADKEPPFSLWSHVRRVIDVTSETLAYDVDTAGGQSGAPAWIEWKTEPVVVGIHTNGSATNNSATRITNSVMASMDLWLQEARR, encoded by the coding sequence ATGACCAGGACGCCTCTGGCTGCGCAGCAGTGGCGCGAGGTGGTCATCGGTCACGATGACCGCCGCCAGGTCCATCGGACGACAGCCTTTCCCTGGCGGTGTATCTGTGCCCTGCGCATCACCGCGCAAGATGGCAGCGTATGGAGTGGAACCGGATGGCTCGCTGGCCCACGACTGGTGATCACTGCTGGCCACTGCGTGTACCTGCACGGGCAAGGCGGATGGGCCCACGAGATCGAAGTTATTCCTGGAGCGAATGGAACGTCTCGTCCCTTTGGTTCCTGTCTCTCGGAAGACCTGTTCAGTGTGTCCGCCTGGACGTCGCGGCAGATGAGAACTCACGACTACGGCGCCGTGTTGCTGCCCGAAGAGATGCCCTACGGCGCAGAACTCGGATACTTCTCGGTCGGCGTGCTGGCAGACCACGAGCTCGCAAATCCTCTGCTGACTGTGGCAGGTTACCCGGCCGACAAGGAGCCCCCCTTTTCTCTCTGGAGCCATGTCCGCCGCGTCATTGACGTCACTTCAGAAACGCTTGCCTACGACGTCGACACAGCGGGAGGCCAGAGCGGTGCTCCGGCCTGGATTGAGTGGAAGACGGAGCCGGTCGTCGTCGGCATTCATACCAACGGCAGCGCCACGAACAATTCAGCCACCCGGATCACGAACAGTGTGATGGCGTCAATGGACCTGTGGTTGCAGGAGGCCCGGAGATGA
- a CDS encoding carboxypeptidase-like regulatory domain-containing protein, whose product MTREDRPTGIVASVRRADGTPVQDARVLLGAGPSHRDLAALSNALGQTTLTGLEPGLYTVVVLSHGQRHEVQIQVPPAQMVAAEIVV is encoded by the coding sequence ATGACACGGGAAGATCGCCCAACGGGCATCGTCGCCAGCGTTCGTCGCGCAGACGGCACACCCGTACAAGACGCCCGGGTTCTGCTGGGTGCTGGCCCCTCACATCGTGATCTGGCCGCCCTCAGCAATGCGCTGGGCCAGACCACCTTGACTGGGTTAGAGCCCGGCCTCTACACGGTGGTGGTGCTCAGTCACGGACAGCGCCACGAAGTCCAGATACAGGTTCCTCCAGCGCAGATGGTCGCAGCCGAGATCGTTGTATGA